In Actinoplanes octamycinicus, the genomic window CGGGAAGTCCGTCAGCGGTTCACGCAGGAGCGAACCGATGATGTCGAGCCAGCGCCCGGCCTCGTGGTTCATGTCCGGCATTAACTGTCCCGATCGGTGAGTGGTCGTAGTTGTACGTATATCCATCCGAACGAAGCGACGGCCAGGCTGATGCCCTATCCCGACAGTGGAGGTGAATCAGCATGCTGAGCGGAGACTTCCGAGTCACACTCAACGGCTTCCGAGTGATGACCGAGACCTGGGACGACATGTGGCAGGGCGACGGTAAGCGAGACGAGGTGCAGCTGAGCACCGGCATCACGGTCGCTTCGGCCCGGACCGGCAACGTGATCTACCGCGGCCAGCCCACCAGTCCGGTCCTCGGCGACACCAACAACCAGAATGGGCGCGTGCGCGCGGGCAGCGCGTCGAACAAGGGAGGTCTCCGATCCGGGGATTCCTTCCCCACCAGCACCCCGTGGATCCGCGACTCGCTCAACATCGGGCGGGACTGGCCGCCCTGCAAGGTGTGGGAGGGCACCCTGACGCAGGGCGAAGACGTCTGCCTGATCGTCCCCACCATCTGGGAGTACGACCCCGGCCAGCACTTTCTCGAGGGCTGGGCCGATTGGGCGTTCGACATCGGTACCAAGATCCGCGATCGGCTGCCCAGCTTGGTCGGCCCCCATGCGCAATGGCAGGTGAACGCCCTTTCCCTCGGCTTGGACCTCGCGGTGAGCATCAAGAAGATCACCGGCACGTCGGCGAGCCGGCCGATCGGCATGAAACCCGACCCGAAGAACCGGGACACGCACGTCTTCGACCCGTACGTACTCGTACTCAACTACGACACCGCCGACCGGATCGCGCGCGAGGAGCCATCCGGGCGGGGGCGCGGCGTGCTGGCGGTGCGCTATCTGGAGTCACCCGACCTGCGCGGAGACTACATGCTCTATTTGCAGGTCGACCGCGTGGACAACGACACCCGGCCGGTCCGGCTCCGATCGGCCAACTACCCGGACCGCTTCATCCAGCACCGCAACTTCCTGGTGGAACTCGTCGAACCGACCACCGACGGCGACCGCCGGGACAACGCCTTCGTGCCCGTGCCCGGCCTGTCCGACCCGGCAGGCGTCTCGTTCGAGTCGATCAGCTTCCCCGGGCACTACCTGCGCCACCAAGGCTTCGAGCTGAAACTGCAACCCCGCACCGAGGACGCACTGTTCATGCTCGACGCGACGTTCCGCGAGCTCCCCGGGCTCGCCGATCCGAAAGCATCGTCATTCGAGTCGGTCAACTACCCCGGTCACTTCCTCCGGCACCGCGGCTTCCGGATCTACCTCGACCCGGCGATCAGCGAGACGCTGTACCGGCAGGACGCCACCTTCTTTCGCGTGTACTGATCCTTGACCAGCGGGAGGCCGCGTGGTCGCAAGCCGGCGCGGGCCGGGCACGGAAGCACGCTTTCGGCCCGGCCCGTCGTCCGGAGGTCAGCCCAGTACCTCGTTGATCTCGATCAGATGGCCGTCCGGGTCCCGGAGGAACGCCCGCACCTCGCCGCCCCACTCCGGCTCGGACGGCTCGCCGAGCAGCTCGACCCCGGCGGCGGCCAGCTCGGCGCACGCTTCACGGCAGTCCGCCACCTGCACCACTATCGCGGCCACCACCGAGCCCGCACCGGGGTCCGGCAGCGCCAGGGCTACCGACCCACGATCCGGCGGCGGCTCACCGGCGGCCGCGAGGTGCAGGACGCCCGGGCCGCTCACCAGCTTCGCGTAGGTCTCCCACACGACCATCGCCTCGAACCCGAGCCGCCGATAGAACGTCACGCTGTCCGCCACGTCCCGCACCACCAGCAGCGGCGCCACTCCCGAAACCAGCACGATCCCTCCCCCGATCCGACGGCACCGTAACCCAGAAGTCGTGTTCGTCGGCGAAGCCGTCCTTTTTGGTGTAGGTGCGGCTTGCCGCACTGCCCCTAAGTCGTCCTAGGACAATAGGAAGAAACTGCTACCCGCCATGATCTTCTAATCTGTTGTCGTGCCGCTGCTGACTTGGAACGACGCCCTGCCCGACCGGCCCAACCGGGTTTTGATCGCGGGCACCTCCGGCGCGGGCAAGACGACGCTGGCCACGCTCGTCGCCCACCGGTGGCAGCTACCGCGGGTCGAGCTCGACGCCCTGCACCACGGGCCGGACTGGGAGCCGCGGCCCACGTTCGTCGCCGAGGTCGAGGCCTTCACGCAGCAACCGCGCTGGGTCACCGAGTGGCAGTACACCGGGAAGCTCGGCGACCTGCTCCCCAGCCGGGCGGACTGCGTGTTGTGGCTGGACCATCCCCGTCGCCTGGTGATGCGCCAGGTCGTCGGGCGCACCCTGGTGCGGCGTCTCCGGCGCCGGCAGCTGTGGAACGGCAACGTCGAGCCGCCGCTGTGGACCGTGTTCACCGATCCCGACCATGTGGTGCGCTGGGCGTGGCGCACCCAGGGCAGCCCCGGCCGGCGAGTGGCGGCGCTGCTGGACCGGCGAGGACGGGACGTGGTCGTGGTCCGGCTCCGAGGCCGCCGCCAGGTGGCTCAGTGGATCAGCCGCAACCTCACCGAGACGCCGGCGGCGTGACAGAGAGGTCGGCGGCGTGACAGATAGGCCGGCGGCGTAGCGGCTGGGCAGGTGGCGCGGACGGCGTACCGCAAAGGGTCTAGATCAGGTTTTTGGTGATGGCGGCGCGGAGGTGGTCGTGGGCGGGGCCGAGCGGGGCCTCCGACCACTTCGTCCGCGGGTACCACCAGACCGGGCCGCTGCGGATCTCCGCCGGTTCCCACTCGTAGCGCGGGAAGATGTGCGCGTGCAGGAATGGGTCGGTGTTGCCGAGGATCTCCAGGTTGACCCGGCGGAAGGCCGGATCGAGCGCGGCGCAGGCCCGCTCCACCGCCTCGGCCAGGCGGTCCATGCTCTCCAGGAACGCCAGCCGGCCGGCCCGCGGCAGATCGCTCAACCGGGACACCGCCGGATCGTCGGTGAGCAGCACGCAGTAGCCCGGCAGGAACTGGGTGTCCCCGATCACCGCGAAACCGCCCGGCAGCCGGGCCAGCACGGTCGGGTTCTCGCCCCGCGCCGCCGATCCGATCCGGTCCGCCCGCCAGTCACTCACCGGACACCACCGACATGAGACGCCCGCCGGTCACTCACCCGGACACCACCGACATGAGATGCCGGAAAGTCACTCATCGCAACGCCTCCCCCGCCCACCGGACCACCACTTCGAGGACCGGCGCCCGCCCGGCGAACCGCTCCGGCCAGCCCCGCGCATCATAGGCGGCCGCCGCTTGCTCCCGCATCAGGCTGTCGATCATGCGAGGCGCCAGCCAGAAGTACTTCGCCGCCCCGGTGATCATGATGGCGCGCTGCACCAGCGACGGATCCACCTCGGACAGGCCCCGGGCATACCCGTCGGCGACCGCCTCGAGGACGCCGTCCATCAGCGACAGGTCGATCAGCCCGTCGAAGAACGTGTCCAGGGCCAGGTTCGCCGCGTCCTCCCCGATCGCTCCCGGCCCGGCGAACGCCCAGTCCAGCAGCACCGGCCCGGACTCGGCGAGGACCAGGTTCATCGGCCAGACGTCGTGGTGGCACAGCGTCCGCGGCAGCCGGTCGGCGGCCGCGAGCAGCTCGTGCCGGCAGTCCCACAGCTCGCGCAGCCGCGCCCGCAGTCCGGGCTCCCACGCCGCTGCCACGATCGGGTGGTCCCAGTCCACGGCGTCCGGCACCGGCTGGGCCAGGGTGTAGTCGCGCAGGAAGTCCCGCGCCAGCCAGGGTCGCCGCGGCGGATCACCCACCCAGCGGTTCTGCCCCACCCCGAGCCGGTAGGCGATCTCGCCCAGCTCACCGGGCCGCCACGACGCCATCGGCGCACCCCGCACGTCGGCCAGCAGCATGGCCACCGACCCGTCGGCGCGCTCCTCCAGCGAGTACAGCTCCGGGACGGACAGTCCGCCGGCCGCGAAGGCGGTCCGGGCCAGACCTTCCGCGTACGCGGTGGGCTCCCGCCGCCAGTAGTTGAAGTGCCCGGGGTCATCGCTGGCCGCCAGGTGCGCCGCCGCACCGTCGCGGTGCCGCATCACCAGCTTGAGCACCGCCGACCCGCCGTCGTGCGGTACCCGCCAGACGCCGCCGGTCACCTCGTTCACGGTGGAATGGACCAGCTCCTGGGCACCCTCCTTGATCCACATAGTCGCGATGCTAAACCTGGACCATGCCTGAATTCCGGCCCGGCGTGGAACTGTCCCGCCTCTTCTACCTGGAGGCGGTCCGCCCGCTGCTCGGCGACCGCCCGCACATCGCCGCCCGGATCGGCCCGGGCAGCGACGTGCTCGGCTACGACACGGAACGCTCCACGGACCACGACTGGGGACCCCGGCTCGACCTGTTCGACGTGGATCCGGAGGTTTCCGACGAGCTGCGGCACAAGCTGCCGAAACGCTTCCACGGCTGGCCGACGAACTTCGTCCCGCCCGGCGCCCGGGTCCGCTCGATGGCCTACACCGACGGCCCGGTGGACCACTACGTCACCGTCACCGCCCTGGACACCTGGCTGACCAGCAAGATCGGTGACGACCCGGACTGGCTGGCCATCCCCTGGCAGCGCCTGCTGGAGTTGACCAGCGGCGCCGTCTTCCACGACCCGGACGGCGAGCTGACCCGGATCCGCGACCGCTACACCTGGTACCCCGACGACCTCTGGCGCTACGTCCTCGGCTGCCAGTGGGCACGGATCGCCCAGCAGGAGGCGTTCGTCGGGCGCACCGCCGAGCTCGGCGACGACACCGGCTCCCGCGTCGTCACGGGCAGCCTGGTCCGCGACCTGGCCCGGCTGCTGCTGCTCCAGCAACGGCGCTGGCCGCCGTACGCGAAATGGCTCCTCACCGCGATCAGCAGCGATCCGGTCGCCGCCCACCTGGCCGACGCCGTCGCGGCCGGCGACGTGGACCGCAGGTCCGCGGCCCTCTGCGCGGTCTACGAGGAGGCCGCCCGCCGGCAGAACGCGCTCGGCATGTGCCCGCCGCAGGACGTCCACCGGCGGCCCTACTTCGACCGCCCCTTCCCGGTGATCGACGCCGGCCGGTTCGCCGCGGCGCTGCTCGACGGCCGGGAGCCGATCGGCTCGATCGACCAGATCTCCGACAGCGCCGAGATCCTGGAGCGCCCAGAATGCTGTCAGATGGTAAACGCGGCGGCGCACTCACCACGTCTAGGAGGGTGACGGCAAGTATCCGATCGGGGGGACCGACGAGTGCAGAGCGGATTCGAGGACTACGTCAGGGCACGGGGTGACGCGCTGCGCCGGTTCGCCTACCTGCTCTGCGGCGACCGGCACCTGGGCGAGGATCTCGTCCAGGAGGTGCTGGTCAAGGCGTACCGACGATGGTCGCGCATCGAAACCGACCAGCCCGACCGGTACCTGCGCACCGCGCTCGTCCGGTCGCACGTCTCGTGGCTGCGCCGGCTGTCCAACGCCGAGCGTCCCACCACGATCAGTGACGACCGGCCGGCCGGCGGCGGCGACTTCGCCGACCAGCAGGCCAGCCGCGACGAGCTGTGGCACCGGCTGGCCGGGCTGACCCGGGCGCAGCGCGCGGTGCTGGTGCTGCGCTACTACGAGGATCTCGACGACCGGCAGATCGCCGAGATCCTGCGGTGCGCGCCGAGCACCGTCCGGGTGCACGCCATGCGGGGCCTGGCCCGGTTGCGCGACGACATGAGCCCCCGCCCGCTCCCCACCACCATCTCGGAGGCCACCCGATGACGCTCGAAGACGACCTGCGCACCACGCTGCTCGACCGGGCCGCCACGCCCGCGCCGGCGCCGGACCTGTGGGCGAGCGTCACCGCCGGGGTCCAGCGCGACCGTCGCCGCCGCCGGACCGTGGTGGCCGTCGCGGCGGCCGCGGTCGTCGCGGCCGGCGCTGCCGTGCCGGCGCTGCTGCACGACCGTCAGCGGGCGGCGCCCAGCACCCCGGCCGCCTCGGTGGCCCCGACACCGGCCGCCCCGCCGGTGATCTTCCCGCTCCGGCCCACCTGGACGCCGTCCTGGCTGGACACCGGCTCCTTCACGGTCACCAGGATGGGTCCGAACGTGCGGATGGACTTCACCAGGGACATCATGCTGAGCACCGAGATCGGCCCGCTCCGGGGTGACTGGGAGGTCGAGGCGACCGACGTCGACCAGGTCGACATCCACGGGCAGACCGCCGAGCTGCGGTCCGCCGGCACCTACGACGGCGCCGGCCCGGGCGACCGGTTCACCGGGGTCCGCTGGCGGCTCCCGGACGGCCGCTGGATCACCGTGCTGAGCATGGGCCGGATGACCAGGGACGAGCTGCTGCAGTACGCCCGCGGCCTGGCCGGTGGCCGCCGGCCCGCCCTGCTCGGCGCCCCGTTCACGCTCCCGTTCGTGCCGTCCGGGCTGGTCGTGCAGTTCGAGGCGGAGGACGCGCTGTGCTTCGCGTCCCCGCGGGTCGCGGCGACCGAGCGGCAGCCGTCCGGGCTGTGCCTCACCGTGGACACCGACCGCTGGGACCACGCGGACGCGGGCGAGACCTGGGACATCGGTGGCCGGCAGGTCGCCTACTACCCGGAGGCGGCCAGCCTCTCGGTCCAGTGGGGCGGTGACACCGCGATCGATGTGACCTGGGACCCGGAGGAGATCCCGCTCACCCACGAGCAGGTGGTGCAGCTGGCCGCCGGCCTCCGCTACGTCCACCGCTGACCGCTTGCGATCACGGGGCGTCAGCGCAGCTTCAGCGTGCTGACGCCCCACAGCTCGGCGATCTTCCCGTCCGCCACCCGGAAGATCTCCAGCAGCGTCCCGGTCTGCTCCCCGGCCCGGAAACTGCCCCGCGCCGCCACCCGGTCCCCGTCAACCAGGATGTCCTCCGGCACGATCCGCAGGTCCGGGAACTTCTGCCGGATCAGCTGCCAGGCCGACCGGATGTGTTCACGCCCGCGGGTCCCCATCGGATGGCTGTGGAAATCCTCGGTGAAGATCTCGTCGACCGCGTCCAGGTCCCCGGCGCCGGCCGCCGCATACATGCGCCCCACCAGCGCTTCCGCCTCCGCCCGGCTCACCATGCCGCCAACCCCCATCAAGATCAAGATCCGCCTGGTGTACGCCCGGTCAGCTGACGATCGGGTGCCACTCCCGGACGCTGACCACGGTCACGCCCGGCGTGCTGAAGTACGGATCGTTGCGCAGCACCTCCTGCGGGTCGGCGGTGTCCAGCACGATCACCGCGCCGGAGTCGTCCGCCAGCGGCCCGGCCATCCGGACCGTCCCGGCCGCGTGCAGCTTGCCCAGCAGCTCCCGATGCGCCGGGCGCGCAGCGAGCCGCTCCGGCTCCGCCCCGAACGCCAACTCCACGATCCACATGCGGCCACGATATGCCGATCGCCGCCGCAGCGAGACCCCGCCGGTTCCGGCCCGCACCACCGGCGGTCCCGATCGGTCAGTCCCCGAAGGTGACAGCGATCTCGCGGTAGACGTTCTCCACGAGGTCCAGCCGCTGCCAGCAGAAGCGGCCCGAGTCCGCCTCGTAGACCGCCCGCCCGGTCGGGCTCCACAGCGCCTCGGGCGACACCGCCTCCGTGCCGGCCGCCACGAACTTGCGGGCCTCCGCCACCGCGGCGGCCGCGGTCAGCAGGTCGTACCGGGCCTGCTGCCGCTCCTCAGCGTCCATCCCGGCCGGTTCCGCCGGGGTGTCGGCGGCGATGGCATCGGCCACCGACAGCCACTCTCCCGCGTCCAGCAGCTCGGACGGCTTGTCCCCGCCGAAGCTGGGCTGCGCCGGGTCGGGGATCGGTGTCTCGTCCGGCAGCCGGAAGACGAACTCGCGCGGGTTGCCGCACCCCGGGCACCGGCCGCTGTACCGGCTGCACGGCTCGCCGTCCACGATGACGACCCCGAAGTCCCGGTCGAACGCCGCCTCCCCGCACACGTCACACTCGTGCAGGTCCATGAAGAGGTGGGCCTCGGCGGCAGTGCGGGCCAGGCCGAGCACCCGGAAACCCGGCGGGCGGGCGGCTTCCTCCTCGGTCATCCGGAACGTGAACTCGCGCAGCTTGGCGCACTCGCCGCAGGTGAAGCTGAACCGGACGGCCGAGACGCCGCCGATCAGCACCGCCTCGCCGGTCCGGTTCTCGATCTCGGTCTCGGTGGCGCCGCACACGCACGGGCGCTCCCCTACGTAGGCGAGAACCTCGTCGAAGGTGCGAGCGTACGGAAACGCCATCGGCCTACCTCTCAGTCTGCGGACCTGCCGACAGGGGGCGAACGAGCAGCCGCACCATTATCGCCGCACGGTCGGTAGGGTCCACAGCATGGCCGGGACCGTGGAAGCGCTGCTGTTGAAGGTGTCCGACGAGGGCCGGGCGCGGCTGACCCCGCCGACCGTGGACCTGGCCGCGGGCACCGGTCTGGTGCTGCTGCCGCTGACCGAGGAGATCACCGAAGGCCTGCCGGGCGACGGGGTCGTGGACGGCTTCTACGAGCTGACCACCGGGGTCGCCGATTGGGCGCGGGACCTCTCCCGGTACGGGACGGTGGCCTACCTGCACAGCGAGTTCTTCGGCGGCGGCGGCTTCCACGCGGCGATCGCCTGGCGGGACGGTGCGGTCGCGTGGGGCCCGATGTTCACCGCGACGTCGGCGGGCGAGGCGGAGGAGCACTACACCGTCGCCGCCGACCGTCACCAGATGGCCGCCAACGTGCTGCTGCGCTGGCTCGGCGTCCACCGCGGCGACGCCATCGACGAGTACGCCGCCGCCGGCCTCACCAACGGCCGCTGGACGAAGGACTGGGCGTCCCAGGCGGCCCCATGACATGGACAGGTTGAACCGGCCGTGGTGGTCGGTCATGATCAGGCCGACGGTGCAGGTGCGGCCGGTCAGCAGGCAGGTTGCTACCGAGCTGGGGACGGCGCCGGGCCGAGTGGTCATATCATTCGCCGCGGACGACCGCGCTTGATCATGCTGGCGGTAGCCTCACCGGGTGGACGCTCAGCCCTGTCACTGCCTGCTCTGCCAGGTGCCGCCCGCCGAGCAGACCTGGGACGAGCGGGACCGCGGCATCGCCGACAAGATCCGCCGCTTCGGCTGGAACGTGAACGGCGTCGCCGGCGGGTCCACCCCGGACTGGGCCTACTCGATCGGCATCTGGCACACGCTGCGCCGCCCGGAGGTGTGCGTGTTCGGCCTGCCCGCGAGCACCGCGATGAGCATCGTCAACGTGGCCGGCGACCTGTTCCGCGACGGCGCCGCCGGGCCGGACGGGCAGCGGCGCGACGACGTGCTCAACGGGTACGACGTGGTGCTGCGCACCGTGCGGCCGAGCTGGTACCGGCACTTCTTCGGCGCCGGCATCGACTTCTACCAGCGTCCCCCGATGCCGATGGTGCAGGTCGTCTGGCCGGACCGGGACGGCCGCTTCCCGGGGGAGCCGGGCGTGGACCGGTGGTGCGACGAGTCCCAGCCGCGGCTCTGGGTCGAGCCGGAGGACCATCCGGACGGCCCGTGGACCGAGCACGACCCGTACGAGGGCTGGCCGTTCCGCACCAGCCTGCCCTACTGCCTGGTGCACGCCTCGCCCGACGTGGCGGCCGGCACCGCCCCGGTCGGCACGGTCCTGCGTGACGCCGACGGCACCTGGTGCTTTCTCGAGCCGGGCGCCGACCGGGCGGCGGCCGAGCAGGTCAAGCTCCGCGACATCGTGACCGCGCACCCGGACGTGCAGGAGGTCGCCGGGCTGGCCCCCGGTGAGCGCGCCGACCGCCGGCCGGACGGCACGTGGCGTACCGAAAACTAAATCGCTGGCGTGGGGTGCCGTGCGCACCGAGGATACGGCGATGTCGAACACACCCGAAGGTTTCACCTACCGGATCCGCAAGAACGGCGAGGTGGAGATCCTGCACCACGGCCGCTCCGCCGCCGTGCTGCGCGGCCCCGCCGCGGCCCGCTTCCTGGTCGACGTGGAGGACGACGACCCGCAGGAGCTGATGGCCCGGCTCACCGGCAACTACAAGCACGGCAACGAGCGCACCGCCAAGCAGCACCCGCGCAACCGCCGCCGATGACCCGGCACCGCGAGATGTGACCTGATCGGCCGCCCACCCAGTCATACCGGCAGAGACCCGAACGCCGGCAGCGAGGAGAGCGACCGTGACCAGGAACGTACGTGACTACTTCGACGAGGCGGTCAGCGGTGACCCGGGCGCCCCGCTCGACGAGATGGCGGCCGTCGCCATCGCCTCGGGCGGCCGGCTGCGCCGGCAGCGGCGCACCCGCCGGATGGTGGCCGCCGTGGCCGCCGGAGCGGTCGCGGTGACCGGTCTTAGCCTGTGGCGCGGCGCGCCCGACCCGGCCGGTCCACCGGAGACGGTGGCCGCCGCGATGCAACAGGTGAGCGCCCCGTCCTGTCTGCCGCGCCCGGTGCAGACCGACGCCACCGACGTGGTCGTGGTGCTCGCGTCCACGGCGACCGACGCGCAACGGGCGGCGCTGCGCACCGCGCTGGGCGGCGACGCCCGGGTGAGCGCCATCGAGTTCGACACCCGGGAGCAGGCATACCAGCGTTTCCGTGACCGCTGGGCGGACAACCCGGACCTGCTCGCCGTGGCCGCCGCCCAGCCGTTCCCGGAGTCGTTCCGTCTGCGCCTGGTGAGCGCCGGGCAGTTCGCCGGCCTGCGCGCCGACTACGCGGCGTCGGCCGGCGTCGACCAGGTCATCGGCCGCCGGTGCGGCACGGACGCGCCGGTCGGAGGGGCCCTGTGACCGACACCCGGGTCGCGGCCGCCTCGGCGGAGGAGATGACCGGCCGGGACGCGGAGTTCACCGCGTTCGTGGTCGCGGCCGGCACCCGGCTGCGCCGCAGCGCCTACCTGATGTGCCGGGACTGGCACCTCGCCCAGGACCTCACCCAGCAGACCCTGGCCAAGGTGTACGCCGTCTGGGACCGCGTCCGCCACGACACCAACCTCGAGGCCTACAGCCGCCGGGTGCTCATGAACACCGTCTTCGACCAGCAGAAACGTCGCAGCGGCTCGGAGCTGGTGCTGGCCGAGCTGCCCGACCGCCCGGACCGCACCCCGCCGGGCAGCCCGGAGCTGCGCCTGCCCCTGGTGGACGCGCTGGCCCAGCTGCCGGTCGAGGACCGGGCGATCCTGGTGCTGCGCCACGCCGAGGACCAGAGCGTCGACACGGTGGCCGCGATCCTCGGCCTGTCCGTCTCCGCCGTGAAGATGCGCACCGCCCGGGCCCTGGCCCGGCTGCGGACCCTGCTCGGCGAGGACTTCCCGGACCACTGAGACCGGCCACCGAGGCCTCAGGCGGACGGCCCGCGCACCGTGAACAGGTCGCCCGGCTGGCACTGCAGCACCTCGCACAGTGCCGTCAGCGTGCTGAACCGGATCGCGCGGGCCCGCCCGTTCTTCAGGATCGACAGGTTGGCCAAGGTCAGCCCGACCCGGTCGGCCAGCTCGGTGAGGGTGAGACCGCGCTCGGCGAGCAGCTTGTCCAGGTGCACGTCGACCCGGTGCTCCTCCTCGGGTGGCATCAGACCACCCCGTCCAGCTCGACCCGCAGGGCCCGGCCGCGCCGCAGGATCTCGCCGATCGCGAACGCCGCGAACCCGCCGAATCCCCAGGCCAGCGGCACCACGAAGTCGAGCACCGCGTACGTCCCGCCGGCGCCGACGCTGTCACTGAGCCGGTTGCGGGCGACGAAGTCCAGGATCCACACGACCGGTCCGCCCAGCACCAGCAGCAGACCGAGCCGGTGGAAGCCGGCCGCCATGCCCGGCCCGAACGGGTCGGTCCGGCGGGCCCGGCCGACCAGGCGCCACAGCATGGTCAGTGCCGCGAGGATCAGCAGCTGGCGGGGCAGCATGGCGACGAGCGCCCAGCCGGTCTGGGCCGCCGACGGGTGCAGGATGTCGACGGCGATCGAGGAGCCCAGCGAGATCCCGGCGGGCGGGGTGGCGGTGATCGCACCGTCGATCGTCACCTCGGCCGGGACCGGCTGGCCGGACAGGATCGCCACCACCCCGACGACCGTGGCGAGGCCGGTCACCACCAGCCCGACCAGCAGCAGCCCGTGCAGCTCATCCAGCCAGTCGGGCCGGCGCAGCAGCTTCATCGCGATCCCCTTATCGATAGTCGATATATTGATAATCGATAAGTGACCAGGGAATGTCAACCCAGGACGGCCCGCGTGAGCGTGGTCAGCGACGCCAGCACCAGAGCGCAGAGCACCACGATCCGGAAGTTCCGGACCCGGGTGAAGATCCGGTCACCGACCAGCCACCCCAGCGCCACCGCCGGCCCGCCGACCACGGTGATCAGCCAGCCGGTCGGCGAGATCTCCCCGGTCATCGCGAACCCGGCGACCGCGCCCAGCCCGACCACCACGAAGATCGCGGCGAGGGTGGCCCGGAACGGCCGCGGCGGCAGGCCCATCGCGGCGAAGACCGCGGCCATCGGCGGGCCGTTCACCCCGGCCGAGGTGGTCAGCGCGCCGGAGAGCAGCCCGGCCAGGCCGATAGTCAGCGACCGCGGCCGGATCCGTAGCCCGGTCCAGATCGCTACGGTCCCGGCCAGCACCACGACGGCGATCATGATGCTCAGCGTCCGGACCGGGAGCACGTGCAGCAGCCAGAGGCCGAGCGGCAGGCCGGGCAGCCCGCCGAGCAGCACGGTCCGGGCGACCGGCCAGCGGATGTGCGCCCGCTCCCGGGCCGCGACGATCAGGTTCACCAGCAGGACCAGGATCGACGAGCCGACCACCGCGTCGACCGGCCCGGTGATCAGTCCGAGCAGCGGCACCGACAGCAGCGAGTAGCCGAAGCCGGTGAGCACCTGCGCGCACGAGGCGACGGCGAGGATGGCGGCCACGGCCAGCATGGCGGGCACGCTCATCCGTGCCGCGCCGCGGCCCGCAGGACCTCGCCGACCAGGCGGGCGACGTGCGGGCCGGACACCGCGTAGATCTGCCGGCGTCCCGCCCGGCGCACTGTGACCAGGCCGGCCAGCCGCAGCTTGCCGAGATGCTGGGAGACCGCCGGGCGGGCCGAGCCGGTCGCGGTGGTCAGCGCGGACACGTCCTGCTCGCCGCCGGCCAGCGCGG contains:
- a CDS encoding helix-turn-helix domain-containing protein, translated to MPPEEEHRVDVHLDKLLAERGLTLTELADRVGLTLANLSILKNGRARAIRFSTLTALCEVLQCQPGDLFTVRGPSA
- a CDS encoding DUF2975 domain-containing protein, with translation MKLLRRPDWLDELHGLLLVGLVVTGLATVVGVVAILSGQPVPAEVTIDGAITATPPAGISLGSSIAVDILHPSAAQTGWALVAMLPRQLLILAALTMLWRLVGRARRTDPFGPGMAAGFHRLGLLLVLGGPVVWILDFVARNRLSDSVGAGGTYAVLDFVVPLAWGFGGFAAFAIGEILRRGRALRVELDGVV
- a CDS encoding sulfite exporter TauE/SafE family protein, which gives rise to MSVPAMLAVAAILAVASCAQVLTGFGYSLLSVPLLGLITGPVDAVVGSSILVLLVNLIVAARERAHIRWPVARTVLLGGLPGLPLGLWLLHVLPVRTLSIMIAVVVLAGTVAIWTGLRIRPRSLTIGLAGLLSGALTTSAGVNGPPMAAVFAAMGLPPRPFRATLAAIFVVVGLGAVAGFAMTGEISPTGWLITVVGGPAVALGWLVGDRIFTRVRNFRIVVLCALVLASLTTLTRAVLG
- a CDS encoding ArsR/SmtB family transcription factor: MRARDNVADANDLQKHPSGDTVAVATTMLSMLADPTRLRLLAALAGGEQDVSALTTATGSARPAVSQHLGKLRLAGLVTVRRAGRRQIYAVSGPHVARLVGEVLRAAARHG